A genome region from Hevea brasiliensis isolate MT/VB/25A 57/8 chromosome 9, ASM3005281v1, whole genome shotgun sequence includes the following:
- the LOC110670427 gene encoding uncharacterized protein LOC110670427, translating into MATAAATATVAVAAAAASKIIRGGGLRVGVCSRLGMDMVRNRPFSIKTATLFSPRHHRFSCFCTTANVNVNAEEPTSVSTATNTASESGLDGDVGSIRDAAKMLDIRVGRIIKAWRHEEADTLYVEEVDVGEDEPRIVCSGLVKYIPLHHLQDRKVVVLANLKPRNMRGVKSSGMLMAASDASHENIELLEPPEGSIPGERIWFGAEDDQQNQPDPATPNQIQKKKIWESVQPHLKTDYSCLAMLGEHLMRTSAGVVGCRSLKNANIS; encoded by the exons ATGGCAACGGCAGCGGCTACGGCGACGGTGGCAGTGGCCGCCGCAGCTGCTTCTAAGATTATAAGAGGCGGCGGACTGAGAGTGGGTGTCTGCAGTCGCCTGGGTATGGATATGGTTCGCAATCGTCCATTTAGTATCAAGACCGCAACGCTATTTTCACCAAGGCACCATCGATTTTCCTGTTTTTGCACCACCGCTAATGTTAATGTGAATGCGGAAGAGCCCACATCAGTTTCCACCGCCACGAACACAGCATCTGAATCGGGATTGGATGGGGATGTTGGCAGTATAAGAGATGCAGCCAAGATGCTCGACATAAGGGTTGGCCGAATCATCAAAGCGTGGAGGCACGAGGAGGCAGATACCCTTTATGTGGAGGAGGTGGATGTGGGGGAGGATGAACCTCGTATCGTTTGTAGTGGGCTTGTTAAGTACATCCCTCTCCACCATCTCCAG GATAGGAAAGTGGTGGTGCTTGCTAACCTTAAGCCTAGGAACATGCGTGGGGTCAAATCGAGTGGAATGCTCATGGCTGCTTCCGATGCTTCTCATGAGAATATTGAGCTCCTTGAGCCTCCTGAAGGTTCTATTCCGGGGGAAAGGATTTGGTTTGGCGCTGAAGACGACCAACAAAATCAACCTGATCCTGCCACTCCTAACCAG ATTCAAAAGAAAAAGATTTGGGAATCAGTGCAGCCTCATCTCAAGACAGATTATTCTTGTCTGGCTATGCTTGGGGAGCATTTAATGCGGACTTCTGCAGGTGTGGTGGGGTGCAGATCGCTGAAGAATGCAAATATTTCTTGA